One Tissierellales bacterium genomic window carries:
- the rlmD gene encoding 23S rRNA (uracil(1939)-C(5))-methyltransferase RlmD, whose protein sequence is MKRPVNKQEIYTLDIVDLSHQATGVAKKDNYTIFVEGAIPGDRVEAKIIKAKKNYAVARCMKIVEPSKHRREPICPIANICGGCQIMNIDYAEQLRLKKERVKQELRRNNLEHIEVLDTLGMAEPYYYRNKAQFPVGERKGKLEIGFYKPQSHDIVDTKHCYIQHEINDKIIDIIRFFMEMYQIPAYDEVHQRGLVRHIITKTSFKTRDVMLILVINGSELPHSEELIDLLTQRVEQIKSIQININEKNTNVILGNKTVKIYGEDQLIDYIGDLSFVISPESFFQVNPLQTEVLYQKALEKAGLTGEETVYDLYCGIGSISLFLAQKAKKVYGIEVVKQAIENARENARRNGIENAEFYLGTAEEVFPKLYKEGKKADVVVVDPPRKGCDEAVLDTIVEMNPEKVVYVSCNPASLARDIAYLMEKGYVAEEIQPVDMFPHSLHVETVVKLQRKNH, encoded by the coding sequence ATGAAACGACCGGTAAATAAACAAGAAATATATACATTGGACATAGTTGATTTAAGTCACCAAGCTACAGGGGTAGCAAAAAAGGATAATTATACCATATTCGTAGAAGGAGCTATACCTGGAGATAGAGTAGAGGCCAAAATCATAAAGGCAAAGAAAAACTATGCTGTGGCTAGATGCATGAAAATCGTAGAGCCATCTAAGCATAGAAGAGAGCCTATCTGTCCTATAGCAAACATATGCGGTGGATGTCAGATAATGAACATAGACTATGCAGAGCAGCTAAGACTCAAAAAAGAGAGAGTAAAACAAGAGCTCAGAAGAAACAACCTAGAGCATATCGAAGTATTAGACACTCTAGGAATGGCAGAACCATACTACTATAGAAACAAAGCACAGTTCCCAGTCGGAGAGAGAAAAGGAAAACTAGAGATAGGATTCTACAAACCACAGAGCCATGACATAGTAGATACAAAACACTGCTATATACAGCATGAAATAAACGACAAGATAATAGATATCATCAGATTCTTCATGGAAATGTATCAAATACCAGCATACGACGAAGTACATCAAAGAGGTCTAGTGAGACATATAATCACCAAGACATCTTTTAAAACAAGAGATGTGATGCTGATACTAGTAATAAATGGTAGTGAACTACCACATAGCGAAGAACTGATAGATCTACTAACTCAGAGAGTAGAGCAGATAAAAAGCATACAGATAAATATAAACGAGAAAAACACCAACGTCATATTGGGAAACAAAACAGTCAAGATATACGGCGAAGACCAACTAATAGACTACATCGGAGATCTATCATTTGTCATATCGCCAGAATCATTCTTCCAAGTAAACCCACTACAGACAGAAGTGCTATACCAAAAAGCACTAGAAAAAGCAGGGCTAACTGGAGAAGAAACAGTATACGACCTCTACTGCGGTATAGGAAGTATATCACTATTTCTCGCACAAAAAGCCAAAAAAGTATACGGCATAGAAGTAGTAAAACAAGCCATAGAAAACGCTAGAGAAAACGCTAGACGAAACGGCATAGAAAACGCAGAATTCTATCTAGGGACAGCGGAAGAGGTATTCCCTAAACTCTACAAAGAAGGCAAAAAAGCAGACGTAGTAGTAGTAGACCCACCTAGAAAAGGCTGTGACGAAGCAGTACTAGACACCATAGTAGAAATGAACCCAGAAAAAGTGGTTTACGTCTCTTGTAACCCAGCTTCACTCGCTAGAGATATAGCGTATTTGATGGAGAAGGGTTATGTGGCTGAGGAGATTCAGCCGGTGGATATGTTTCCGCATTCGCTTCATGTCGAGACGGTGGTAAAGTTGCAAAGAAAAAATCACTAG
- a CDS encoding NADH:flavin oxidoreductase/NADH oxidase has product MKLLESFKIGNVVMRNRLVMPPMCMFCATDGFPDELHLSHYTTRALGGVGMIIVEATGIEPNGRITEQDLGIWDAEHMEAFKPITKNIKKYGAVPAIQLFHTGRKCEIEGATPIAPSVIEDSTFAKPIEMDIDQIKKAQSMFIDASLRAVEAGFEAIEIHGAHGYLIHQFLSPYTNRRTDSYGGSIENRTRFLSELLMSLKDKLPEDYPILLRLSAIDYVEDGLKIEDTIKIIKLIENYIDAIHVTTGGISPSSGPTKTYPGYQLSYANEIKKHSTLPVIAVGLIRNEDFAESIVNLNQADLVAIGREIVKNPFLPYQIASKHGIEYPLPKGYEYVYHRK; this is encoded by the coding sequence ATGAAGTTATTAGAAAGTTTTAAAATTGGAAATGTTGTCATGAGAAATAGGTTGGTTATGCCACCTATGTGTATGTTTTGTGCGACTGATGGTTTTCCAGATGAGTTACATTTATCTCACTACACAACTAGAGCACTAGGTGGTGTAGGTATGATTATTGTTGAAGCAACTGGTATTGAACCTAATGGTAGAATAACAGAACAAGATCTTGGTATTTGGGATGCTGAACATATGGAAGCATTTAAGCCCATCACAAAAAATATAAAAAAGTATGGCGCAGTTCCAGCGATTCAACTATTCCATACTGGTAGAAAATGTGAAATTGAAGGCGCAACACCAATTGCACCAAGTGTAATTGAAGATTCAACTTTTGCTAAACCAATTGAAATGGATATTGATCAAATAAAAAAAGCACAGAGTATGTTCATAGATGCATCATTAAGGGCTGTCGAGGCAGGATTTGAAGCTATTGAAATTCATGGTGCACATGGATATCTAATCCATCAATTTTTATCCCCTTATACAAATCGTCGCACAGATTCTTATGGTGGTTCTATAGAAAATCGCACTCGATTCTTGAGTGAATTGCTTATGTCACTTAAAGATAAATTGCCAGAAGACTACCCTATTTTACTGCGTCTTTCTGCAATTGATTACGTTGAAGATGGTCTAAAAATTGAAGATACAATAAAAATTATAAAACTGATAGAAAATTATATAGATGCTATCCACGTTACAACAGGTGGTATATCTCCTAGTTCAGGTCCTACTAAAACATATCCTGGCTATCAATTATCTTATGCTAATGAGATTAAGAAACACTCTACTTTACCTGTTATAGCAGTCGGCTTGATAAGAAATGAAGATTTTGCTGAATCAATTGTAAATCTTAACCAGGCTGATTTAGTTGCAATAGGAAGAGAAATAGTAAAAAATCCATTTTTACCATATCAGATTGCTTCTAAACACGGCATTGAATATCCTCTTCCAAAAGGATATGAATATGTTTATCATAGAAAGTAA
- a CDS encoding acyl-CoA thioesterase: MTVDIKIKTRYNETDQMGVIYHANYFNWFTLGRDAIFDHIEVDYRSLEKDGIYLPVAEVNCKYIKSAYYNDELTIRTSVRSFKGVKLILDYEILRDDECIAKGYTVHGFVDRDMKPVKLRRTHREWDEKLRAASEN; this comes from the coding sequence ATGACAGTAGACATAAAAATAAAAACAAGATACAACGAGACAGATCAGATGGGAGTCATATATCATGCAAACTACTTCAACTGGTTCACACTAGGTAGAGATGCGATATTTGACCACATAGAAGTAGACTATAGATCACTTGAAAAAGACGGTATATACCTCCCAGTAGCAGAAGTAAACTGCAAATACATCAAAAGCGCGTATTACAACGATGAATTGACAATAAGAACGAGCGTGCGCAGCTTCAAAGGAGTAAAACTCATACTAGATTATGAGATACTCAGAGACGATGAATGCATAGCAAAAGGATACACCGTGCATGGATTTGTAGACAGAGACATGAAACCAGTGAAGCTTAGAAGGACACATAGAGAGTGGGATGAAAAACTTAGAGCGGCAAGCGAAAATTAA
- a CDS encoding LysR family transcriptional regulator has translation MNIKHVLTFITVAEYCNFTKAAEKLNYAQSTISFHIKSLEDELGVKLFHRKPSGLTLTDKGMSMISTFSGIKDYYYELLDIAGKEKCYTGPIKIGTSESFLLYKLSDVIKKYGAIHPNISLQISNKSESEYEKLLIENEIDLAVFTKKIESNPNIECQSLGCSPMYLIYPPNYEFVSLEKLSNDLTACITENGCIYQTVMREFHNDNHVSIESSMETWSIEVIKKLISSGIGYSILPKMCIENDIKLGQINAISLNSSKYDIEYMIGYKKVKEMPSAINRFIDMILTSLF, from the coding sequence ATGAATATAAAACATGTTCTCACATTTATAACAGTAGCAGAATATTGTAATTTTACTAAAGCTGCTGAGAAGTTAAACTATGCTCAATCAACGATTTCTTTTCATATAAAAAGTTTAGAGGATGAATTAGGCGTCAAACTTTTTCATAGAAAGCCATCTGGTCTGACTCTTACAGATAAAGGAATGAGCATGATCAGTACTTTTTCTGGTATAAAGGATTATTACTATGAATTACTTGATATAGCAGGTAAAGAAAAATGCTACACTGGACCTATAAAAATTGGAACATCGGAATCATTTTTATTGTATAAATTAAGTGATGTTATAAAGAAATATGGAGCGATACACCCTAACATTAGTCTTCAAATATCCAATAAATCTGAATCAGAATATGAAAAATTACTGATAGAGAATGAAATAGATTTAGCAGTTTTTACAAAAAAAATCGAATCAAATCCTAATATAGAATGCCAATCATTAGGGTGTAGCCCAATGTATTTAATATATCCACCTAATTATGAGTTTGTATCACTAGAGAAGCTATCTAATGACTTAACAGCTTGCATAACTGAAAACGGATGTATTTATCAAACTGTTATGAGAGAATTTCATAATGATAACCACGTTTCCATAGAATCTTCTATGGAAACGTGGTCAATTGAAGTAATAAAGAAACTCATATCAAGTGGTATAGGCTATTCAATATTGCCTAAGATGTGTATTGAAAATGATATAAAACTGGGTCAGATTAATGCAATTAGCCTAAATTCTTCAAAATATGATATTGAATATATGATTGGATATAAAAAAGTAAAAGAGATGCCAAGTGCAATAAATAGATTCATTGATATGATTCTTACATCATTGTTTTAA
- a CDS encoding HD-GYP domain-containing protein, giving the protein MRLVPINSIKPESELAKTIYNARGSVLLKKGVKLTESILKKIYENGIHMIYINDEYSQGEIEDIIKPELRQKAISAIRETYEKSIVAIQSELQSAKGIKQKNVAKRNENYIQDMNKLASQLVEEILSKTSTLINLVDIKTMDSYTYEHSLNVAVLSLVLGVQLKLNKKDLEDLCVGAILHDIGKVIIDPEVFTKMNLSEEEEKLYETHAEVGYNYLKEYYNLSGRARIIALQHHERWDGLGYPRHTKEENIHKFARIVAITNTYDRLTSNPYQEDLVPPNEAIEYIMACGGQLFDFEYANYFVRNINPYPEGTLVKLSNGASAVVRASHLNYPLRPIVKTLNIEGQTEREIDLLKVHDLTIEKILYEVN; this is encoded by the coding sequence ATGAGATTAGTACCGATAAATAGTATCAAGCCAGAGAGTGAATTAGCCAAAACCATATACAATGCCCGAGGAAGTGTACTTTTGAAAAAAGGTGTCAAATTGACAGAGAGTATACTAAAGAAAATATATGAAAACGGCATACATATGATTTATATAAATGATGAGTACAGCCAAGGAGAAATAGAAGACATCATAAAACCAGAACTCAGACAAAAAGCCATAAGCGCTATCAGAGAGACATACGAAAAATCCATAGTAGCCATACAATCAGAACTGCAAAGTGCAAAAGGCATAAAACAAAAAAACGTAGCTAAAAGAAATGAAAACTATATACAGGATATGAACAAACTAGCTTCGCAATTAGTAGAAGAGATACTATCTAAGACATCGACACTCATAAACCTAGTAGACATAAAAACTATGGATAGCTATACCTACGAGCACAGCCTAAATGTAGCAGTATTGTCTCTAGTACTAGGGGTTCAGCTAAAATTAAACAAAAAAGACCTAGAAGACCTATGTGTAGGAGCTATACTTCACGACATTGGAAAAGTAATAATAGATCCAGAAGTATTTACAAAAATGAACCTTTCAGAAGAAGAAGAAAAACTGTATGAGACTCATGCAGAGGTTGGATATAACTACCTAAAAGAATACTATAACTTAAGCGGTAGAGCTAGAATCATAGCACTTCAGCACCATGAAAGATGGGATGGACTTGGTTATCCTAGACACACAAAAGAAGAAAATATACACAAATTTGCAAGGATAGTAGCCATAACGAACACATACGATAGACTGACATCAAACCCATATCAGGAAGATTTAGTTCCTCCAAATGAAGCCATAGAATACATCATGGCATGTGGCGGACAGCTATTTGATTTTGAGTATGCAAACTATTTTGTGAGAAACATAAACCCATATCCTGAGGGCACACTAGTCAAACTTTCGAATGGAGCGAGTGCAGTTGTAAGAGCTTCTCACCTAAACTATCCTCTCAGACCAATAGTGAAAACACTCAACATAGAAGGTCAGACAGAGAGAGAAATAGATTTATTGAAAGTACACGATTTGACCATAGAAAAAATACTATACGAGGTAAATTAA